The nucleotide sequence GCAAGGTATTGAATTGCCATATTACAAGTTACTGTTACATTTCCCTGGATTAATTTAACATTGCCAACAACTTCACGGATCGATTCACCATCAACAAATTTCCCGATTAAACTATCACCAACCACAGTAATTTTCTCATCTTCTGATTGTGACAAAAGGGAAATTTGAATTGCAAACAAACTTAGTATCAGAATAATCCTGAACATTATTCCTTTTTAGCTTTAGTGATATAAGTAATATTGTAGATAACATAGTTTCTAAGATGCTGGTCAGACTCGAATCCGTAACCTTCAATATGTTCATCTGGTGAATCAATAGTAACAAATTTATCCGAGACAATTTTTTTGTCACTGTTTCTCCATTTTAATTCATCCGTCCTTACAACAATTCCGCTATCATTAACAGCCACTACACTGTCAATAGCATACAAATCATTTGTTTTTTCATCCACTCTGCCTCGTTTGGATGTAAGAGTAGTTGTTTTTATTTCCTTCATATTGAAAAATTCAACTTTAACTCCTTCATCAAGAATAGTTTCTTTTCTTGTATTAAATAATTGTAAATGTCCTGCTGTAAGAATTGCTCTTGTTTTTCCCGAATCAGTAAAGAATACAGTTGAGTTCCAGCTTTCCTGAGCAGGTAATTCTTCAACAACAAATGAAGTATCTACGTGAGGTTTTACATCTTTACCTGTGCATCTGAACATTAATAAAGTGAGAAAGAAAAGAAAGAAAAATTTCATCTTCTCTGGAGTCCGAGATTAACAAGATCGTGTAGATGAACAATACCAATTGGTTTTTTTTCGCTATCAGCAACTATCAATGAAGTGATTTTATGATTTTCCATTATTTGAAGAGCGAATGATGCAAGATAATCTTTATCAGTTACTTTGGGATTTTTTGACATAATATCTGTAGCAACAAGATTTTTCACATCCATAGTTTTTTCAAGAAGTCGTCTTAAGTCACCATCAGTAATTACCCCGCTCAACTTCCCGCCTTTATTAACAACGCAAGTAGCACCAAGTCTTTTACTTGTCATCTCAATAATAATATCTTTTATTGATGCATCTTCGTTAACAATGGGAACACCATCGCCTTTTGTCATTATCTCATCAATCTTTAAAGATAATCTTTTGCCAAGACTTCCACCCGGATGAAGCAATGCAAAATCTTCAGCAGTAAATCCTCTTTTCTGAAGTAATGCAACCGAAAGTGCATCACCCAT is from Ignavibacteriota bacterium and encodes:
- a CDS encoding KpsF/GutQ family sugar-phosphate isomerase; the encoded protein is MTDNEIIKTGRNVVRIEADAISHLEQSINSEFVNAVETIFKSTGRVVLTGMGKSGLIARKIVATLNSTGTAAIFLHPTDALHGDLGMVRKEDVVIIISKSGSTEEITRLLPMFKRLGVKIITMSGNPDSSLVKDSDIFLSINVKEEACPHDLAPTSSTTATLVMGDALSVALLQKRGFTAEDFALLHPGGSLGKRLSLKIDEIMTKGDGVPIVNEDASIKDIIIEMTSKRLGATCVVNKGGKLSGVITDGDLRRLLEKTMDVKNLVATDIMSKNPKVTDKDYLASFALQIMENHKITSLIVADSEKKPIGIVHLHDLVNLGLQRR
- the lptC gene encoding LPS export ABC transporter periplasmic protein LptC, whose translation is MKFFFLFFLTLLMFRCTGKDVKPHVDTSFVVEELPAQESWNSTVFFTDSGKTRAILTAGHLQLFNTRKETILDEGVKVEFFNMKEIKTTTLTSKRGRVDEKTNDLYAIDSVVAVNDSGIVVRTDELKWRNSDKKIVSDKFVTIDSPDEHIEGYGFESDQHLRNYVIYNITYITKAKKE